The genomic window CGCCGGCGTGGTCAACGACCGCAGCCCGCTCAGCTACGTGCTGTTCGTGACCTTCTTCCCGCACCTGATCGCTGGCCCGATCCTGCACCACAAGGAGATGATGCCGCAGTTCAGCAAGCGCGAAACCTATCGTTTCCAGGCCGAGAACCTCTCCATCGGCGGCATGCTGTTCGTCATCGGCCTGGCCAAGAAGGTGCTGCTGGCCGACACCATCGCGCCCTACGCCGATGCCGGGTTCGCCTCCACCGGGGAGCTGCAGTTCTGGGGCGCATGGGCCACTGCACTGAGCTATGCGCTGCAGCTGTACTTCGATTTCTCCGGCTACTCGGACATGGCGCTGGGCCTGGCGCGCATGTTCGGCATCCGCTTCCCGCTGAATTTCAATTCGCCGTACAAGGCCACCAGCATCATCGATTTCTGGGCGCGCTGGCACATGACGCTGACCCGCTACATCACCGCTTACCTGTACTACCCGGTGGCGATGGCGGTGACCCGCTGGCGCAGCCGCCATGGCCGCGCCACCGGCCCGGCGGCAGTGGCCTCGGCCGGCGGCTTCTTCTCGATGATCGTGCTGCCCACGGTGTGGGCGATGGGCCTGGCCGGCATCTGGCACGGCGCGGGCCTGCAGTTCCTGATCTTCGGCCTGCTGCATGCGGGCTACCTGGCGGTCAATCATGCCTGGCGGGTGTTCGTCGGCGGCCGCAAGCCAGCGGCGATGCGCACGCTCAATCCCTTCCAGCACGCCGGCTACGTGCTGCTCACCTTCGGTGCGGTACTGGTGGCACAGGCGTTCTTCCGCGCCGACGGCGTGCAGGATGCCTGGCAGCTGGTGCAGGGCATGTTCGGCGTGCGTGGCTGGGAAAGCATGGAGAACCTGGGCCACCTTGCCGGCATGGGCATGGCCGACGGCGCGCGCCTGCTGCTGGGCCATCACCTGCAGGTGCTGTACATCGTGGTGGCGCTGGCCATCGTCTGGCTGGCGCCGAACGCGCACCAGATCATGGGCGTGTATTCGCCCTCGCTGGCCAAGCCCAGCCCGGCGCCGCGCGCGTGGATGCGCTGGCAGCCGAACCTGGCATGGCTGCTGGTGATGCTGGTGCTGCTGGCCCTGTGCCTGCTCAACCTGCACAAAGAAACCCGATTCCTTTACTTCCAGTTCTGACAAGGTGGATTCCAACATGGACAAGCAGACGCTCCAGAACCAGCTGATCGACATCATCGAATCGGTGATCGGCACCCGCGTGCAGGCCGACGAATACATGGAGTCGCTGTTCGACTCCATGTCCAAGGTCCAGCTGATGGTCGAGGTCAAGGATCGCCTTGGCGTGACCCTGCCGGTGGACGAGATCGATGCCCTGGTCGACTCGGTGCAGGTGCTGGCCGATTACGTGGCCGAGCACAGCCCGCGCTGATCGCGCTTGGCTGGGCTCTACACCTCTTCAACAGCGCCGGAGATTGCGCGATGTACTTCGATTTCGAGCACGGTTGCTTCGCCGATCTGGAGGTCGCTCCGCAGGCGCCCGCCCTGCACGCTGCCGACGGCGTGCTGGACTGGGTCGGCCTGCACCGCGCCACCTTGAACTGGAGTGATCGCGCGCGCGCTGCCGGCATCAGGCCGGGTGACGCGCTGGTGATTTCCGGGCACAAGGAATCGGCCTTCGTGGTCGCCATGCTCGGCTGCCTGGGCATGGGCGTGACCTACGTGCCGGTGGACAACATCAACCCGCCGGCCCGCCTGCAGCGCATCACCGCTCTGGTGCATGCACGGGCGATCTACGATGCTGCCGCCGATGCCTTCCTTCCCGGCGCCGATGCGCCGCGTGCGCTGGCGGTGCCGGACCTGGCCTACATCATGTTCACCTCCGGCAGCACCGGCGATCCCAAGGGCGTGCAGATCGGGCGCGACAGCGTCGCCCTGTTCACCGGCTGGATCCGCGACTGCCTGGCGCTGGGGCCGGCGCCGGCGTTGATGAACCAGATGCTCTTCAGCTTCGACTTCTCGCTGTTCGACCTGTGTGGCGCGCTCGGGCTCGGCGGTTGCTGCGTGCTGTGCCCGCGCGAGGTCATCGCCAGCAGCGAGCACTTCATCGACCATCTGCGCGATTCACAGGTGGCGGTGTGGGCCTCCACGCCCTCGTTCGTGCGCCAGCAGATGCTCAATCCGCGCTTCGACGCGGCGCACCTGCCGGACCTGCGCGTGTTCGTGTTCGGCGCCGAATCGCTCACGCCACGCGTGGCCGAAGAACTGTGGGCGCGCTTCCCGCAGGTGCGCATCATCAATTCCTACGGTCCCACCGAAGCGACCTGTTCAACCACCTGGGTGGAGATCGATCCGGCGCTGCGTGCGGCCGCGCCCAACCCGTTCCCGATCGGCATCGGCAAACCGTATGCAGAGGTGTTCCTGCGCGACGGCGAGATCTGCATGGCCGGCGACCACGTGATGCGTGGTTATCTGGAACGGCCCGACCTGGATGCCGGCGTGCTGTTCGAGCACAACGGCAAGCGCGCGTATCGCAGTGGCGATCTGGGCGACCAGGACGAGCAGGGGCGGTTCTACTTCCGTGGCCGCCGCGACGACCAGATCAAGCTCAACGGCTACCGCATCGAACTGGCCGAGGTCGACGTTGGCCTGGCCCGGCTGCCGGGCGTGGTCGCCGGTGCCGCGGTGGTGCTGCGCCGGCCCGATGGTTCCCTGGTACGCATGATCGGCTTCGTCGAACCGGCGCACCCCCAACCGGGCCAACTGCAGCGCGTACCCGATGCGCTGGCCGACTGGAAGGCGCAGCTTGAAGCCTGGATGCCGCCCTATATGATTCCTTCCGAGCTGTTCGCCGTGGATACCCTGCCACAGACGATCAGCAACAAGGTCGATCGCAAGCAACTGGAGCAGCGCTACCAGGCCCTGGCGCGCACGCTCCGCACGACGGAGAAACCTGCATGAATACCACGTTGACATCGCTGATCGCCGCCACCCTGCTGCTGTCGCCGTACGCAGCATCCGCCCAGCAGGCAGCACCGGAAGGGCGCCTGGCGCAGTTGTATGCGGCGCGTCCGCCTGCCGGCTCGGCGTTCGTGCGCGTGCTCAATCCCGGCAGCAGCGTGCTCAAGGCCGGTATCGCCAACGGCGCCGACCAGAGCATCGGGCCGGCCGCCCGGGCCACCCGCTATGCCATCGTCGAAGGCGGCAAGCCGTTCGCCGTGCGCGTGGCCGGCAAGGCGCGCACCCAGCCGGCAGTCGCTGCCGGCAGCTTCAGCACCCTGGTGCTGGACGCGGCTGCGCCCGCCAGGCCGGTGGCCGTGCTGCAGGACGGCGGCGGCACCAGCGATGCCTTGAAGGCCGAGATACGTTTCTACAACCTGGCCGGGAGCTGCGCGCAGGGCTCGCTGGCGATGGCCGACAAGGGCGCCGTGGTGTTCCCCGCCGTTGCCGCCGGCGCCAGCGCCGCGCGCGGCATCAATCCCGTCAAGGCGCGGCTGGTGGCCGCCTGTGGCGGCAGGAGCAGCAACGCGGTCGAACTTCCGGCACTGCAGCCCGGCGACCACTACAGCCTGTTCCTCACCGGCAGCGCCAGCGCACCGGTGCTGCAGGGCCAGCTCAGCGGCACCGACCCGGTAGGTCGCTGATCCCATGGTGCAGCGCCAGGTCTTCCGCGATGACCACGACCTGTTCCGCGAACAGGTCCGTCGTTTCATCGAAACGCAGATTGCTCCGCATTACCCGCAGTGGGAGCGTGATGGCATCACCCCGCGCTTGCTATGGCGCGCCGCGGGGGAGGCCGGCCTGCTCAACTGCCAGCTGCCCGAGCCCTACGGCCTGGGCGGCGACTATGGGCATGCCGCCTGCGTGATCGAAGAGCTGGCGCGCGCGAATTTCCTCGGCATCGGCTTCTCGATCCATTCGGACATGGTCGCGCCCTATCTGATGCAGTACGGCACAGCGGGCGTGCGTGATGCGTGGTTGCCGAAGATGGCGCGCGGAGAGGCGATCGGTGCGATCGCAATGACCGAGCCCAACGCCGGCAGTGATCTGAAGTCCCTCCGCACCCGTGCCGACGTAGTGGACGGCGGCTACCGCCTGAACGGGCAGAAGACCTGGATCACCAACGGCAGCAATGCCGATGTCGCGGTGGTGGTGGCCACGGTGGCACCCGAACTCGGAGCCGGAGGCCTGAGCCTGTTCTGCGTCGATCTCGGCGCGCCCGGGGTCAGCCGCGGCCCGCCGATGGCCAAGATCGGGCAGCACGCGCAGGACACCACTGAACTGTTCTTCGAAGACGTGTTGCTGCCGGCCGACCACCTGCTGGGCGAAGAGCGGCGTGGCTTTGCCTACCTTGAAGAGCAGCTGGCCGCCGAACGCCTGGCCATTGCCCTGCGCGCGGCCGCCTCGGCCGAGGGCATGCTGGCCGAAACCGTGGCTTACGTGCGCCAGCGCAAGGCGTTCGGTCGGCTGCTGATCGATCATCAGAACACGCGCTTCGTGCTGGCCTCGGCCGCCGCGCAGCTGGCGATGCTGCGCAGCTTCCTCGACCAGTGCCTGCACGAACAGATGCACGGGCGACTGGACACGACCCGCGCAGCCATGGCCAAGCTCAACGCCACCGAACTGCAGGGCAGGGTGCTGGATGACCTGGTGCAGCTGCACGGCGGTTACGGCTACAGCAGTGAGTACGGGATTGGACGGGCCTGGGCCGATGCCCGCGCGTTGCGCATCTTTGGTGGAACCAGCGAAATTCTGCGCGATCTCATCGGTCGCTCGCTGTAGCGCCTACAGTCCCCAGCGCCTGCGCAGGGCCGCCGCTTCGGGCGTGTCCTGGGACAGCCACGGGTCCAGCGCATACACCAGCACCTGTTCGGCACCACTGCCGCGGGCCCAGTCCAGTTGCCGCTCGATGCGCGCGGCATCGGCGGTCTCGCCCTTGAACTGGGTGCCGTCGCTGTTGCCGCCGGGCAGTTCGCGGAACAGCTCGACGATGGCATCGAACGCAACGCCGCGGGTACGCAGGTGCTGCAGCAGCGGTTGCAGCTGTTGCACGTTGCCGGCGCCGGCAACGCCCACCCCGTCCTGCACCATCGGCCGCAGCGGCGCCTGCGCCAGCACCGCATCCCACAGCGTCACCAGGTTGCCGTCGGTCTGCAGGCGGCTGAAATAGCAGGACACCGCGCAGTCGCCCCCGCGGTCACTGGCAGCCTGCTGCAGGCCATGCAGCCACTGCGCCAGCCATTGCTGGCGGCCCGGGTCGGCCCAGTGGTACTGCTCCAGTTCGTAGGGCACGTACCAGCCGTTGAAGGCCTGCAGCCGTGCCCACGGCGCCTGCGCCAGCCAGCTGCGCGCCTGCACCAGGCTGTCGGCGAAGAACGTCTGCAGTGCGCTGTCATCAGCGCCGATCGCCTGCCACCAGCGCTGCTGGAACGGCAGCCCGACACGGATGCGGATGCCGGCCTCGGCGGCCGCAGTGAACAGCATCCGCACGCTGCTGTCGGGCAATTGCCAGTCACCTTCGGCGCCGCCGATGATGCCGGTCCACTGCAGTACCAGCTGCCGGCAGCCCAGCTTGCGTGCCAGCTGCAGCGAGCGCTGCCAATCGCTCATGGCCCACTGCAGGTGACTGCGCCACGGCTGCAGGAACGTGCCATCCACCTGTTCGGGCAACGAACAGCCCGGCAGGGTGGCCAGCGCACCGGCCAACGGCGTCAGCAGTGCCGCACGCAGCAGGCGCCGGCGCAGCGGCGAAGACGGATCGGTTGGCAGGACAGGCGATGACATGCGCCCATCATCCCAGAGCACCGTGCGCAGCGGGTGAACCGCGCGCACCGTCCGGGAGTGCCGGCCGCTGGCCGGCGGTCCTCGCCGCTTATTCCAGCGCGTAGCGCAGCACGAACAGCGCCGCCACCAGCCACACCGCCGGGTGCACCTCGCGCCAGCGGCCGGTGCCGGCCTTCAGCGCGGCATAGGCGATGAAGCCGAATGCCAGGCCGTTGGCGATCGAATAGGTGAACGGCATCGCCAGCGCGCACAGTGCAGCCGGCACCGATTCGGTCAGGTCGCTCCAGTCCACTTCGACCAGTTCGCGCAGCATCAGCCCGGCCACGAACAGCAGGGCAGGGGCGGTGGCATAGCTGGGCACCATCGCCGCCAGCGGCGAGAACAGCAGTGCAGCCAGGAACAGCGCGGCCACCACCAGCGCGGTCAGGCCGGTGCGGCCACCGACCTGCACGCCCGAGGCGCTCTCGGCGAAGGCGGTGGTGCTGCTGGTGCCCAGCAGCGAACCGGCCACGATGGCGGTGCTGTCGGCCAGCAGCGCGCGGCCGAAGCGCTTCTGCGCGCCCGGCAGTTTCAGCAGGCCGGCACGGCCGACCACGCCGTACAGCGTGCCGGTGGCATCGAACACTTCCACCAGCACGAACACCAGCACCACCTGCAGCAGCACCGCGATCGGCGCACCGCCGTTGTGGTGCAGCAGGCCGGGCAGGTCCAGCTGCAGGAAGGTCGGCGCCAGGCTGGGCGGCAGCGAGACCAGGCCGTGGTACTGCAGATCGCCCAGCGCCCAGCCGGCAGCGGTCACGGCAAGGATGCCGATCAGGATCGCACCGCGCACGCGGCGCGCTTCCAGGATCGCGATCAGCAGGAAACCACCCAGCGCCAGCAGCGGCGGCGCGGTGTTCAGCGGGCCCAGTGCCACCAGCGTGTCTTCGTTGCCGATGATCACGCCGGACTTCTGCAGGGCGATGATGGCCAGGAACAGGCCGATGCCGGCCACGATCGCCGAGCGCAGCGATGCCGGAATGCCCGATACCAGCCAGGCCCGCACGCCGGTCAGCGACAGCACCAGGAACACCAGGCCGGAAATGAACACCGCTGCCAGCGCCTGCTGCCAGGGCAGGCCGGCGGCGCCGACCACGGTGAAGGCGAAGAAGGCATTCAGGCCCATGCCCGGGGCCATGCCGACCGGGAAATTGGCCGCCAGCGCCATCACCACCGAACCCAGCGCAGCGGCCAGGCAGGTCGCCACGAACACCGCCCCGGCGTCCATGCCGGTGGTTCCGAGAATCTCGGGATTGACGAAGACGATGTAGGACATCGTCAGGAAGGTGGTCACACCGGCCAGCAGCTCGGTGCGCACGGTGGTGCCGTGCTGCTGCAGCTGGAACAGGCGTTCGAACAGGGACATGGGGATTCTCATGGAGGTGTCGCCAGCAAGCGGGCGACCCACAAAGGAGAAAGGCCGCGCGAGCGCGGCCTTTCCGGTTGCCTTTCTTACTTCAGCGCCTTGAAGCGCAGGCGCTTGGGCGCGGCGTCGTCGCCCATGCGGCGGCGCTTGTCTTCTTCGTACTCGCGGTAGTTGCCCTGGAAGAACTCCACGTGCGAGTCGCCTTCGAACGCCAGGATGTGGGTCGCGATGCGATCCAGGAACCAGCGGTCATGCGAAATGACGAAGGTGTTGCCCGGGAACTCCAGCAGCGCATCTTCCAGCGCACGCAGGGTTTCGATGTCCAGGTCGTTGGACGGTTCGTCGAGCAGCAGCACGTTGCCACCCTGCAGCAGGGTCTTGGCCATGTGCAGGCGGCCACGCTCACCACCGGACAGCGAACCGACCATCTTCTGCTGGTCCTGGCCCTTGAAGTTGAAGCGGCCGATGTAGGCGCGCGACTGAATCTCGATGCCGTTGATGTTGAGGATGTCCAGGCCGCCGGCGATTTCCTGGAAGACGTTGTGGTTGCCTTCCAGCGCGTCGCGGCTCTGGTCCACGTAGGACAGCTTCACCGTCGGGCCGACCACGATCTCGCCGGTATCCGGCTTTTCCTGGCCGGTGATCATCTTGAACAGGGTCGACTTGCCGGCGCCGTTCGGGCCGATGATGCCGACGATGGCGCCGGCCGGCACCAGGAAGCTCAGGTTGTCGAACAGCAGGCGGTCGCCGAACTTCTTGGAGACGTTCTTGAACTCCATCACCGCATTGCCCAGGCGCTCGCCCGGCGGGATGAAGATTTCATTGGTCTCGTTGCGCTTCTGGTAATCGACCGACTGCAGCTCTTCCAGGCGGGCCAGACGGGCCTTGCCCTTGGTGCGGCCACCCTTGGCGTTCTGGCGCGACCACTCCAGTTCCTTCTGGATCGCCTTCTGGCGGGCCTTTTCCTGGTTGTCTTCTTGCTTCAGGCGCTCATCCTTCTGGGTCAGCCAGTCGGTGTAGTTGCCCTTCCACGGAATGCCGCGGCCACGGTCCAGCTCCAGGATCCACTCGGCGGCGTTGTCCAGGAAGTAGCGGTCATGGGTGACGGCCACCACGGTGCCGGTGTAGCGCGCCAGGAACTGTTCCAGCCACTCCACCGACTCGGCGTCGAGGTGGTTGGTCGGTTCGTCGAGCAGCAGCATGTCCGGCTTCTGCAGCAGCAGGCGGCACAGCGCCACACGGCGCTTTTCACCACCGGACAGCTTGCCGACCACGGCATCCCACGGCGGCAGGCGCAGCGCATCGGCGGCCACGTCCAGCTGGTTCTCCAGGGTGTGCGCATCGCCTGCGGCCAGGATCGCCTCCAGGCGCTCCTGTTCCTTGGCCAGCGCGTCGAAGTCGGCGCCTTCCTCGGCATAGGCGGCGTACACCGCTTCCAGCGCGGCCTGGGCCTGCAGCACTTCGCCCACGCCTTCCTCGACCGCTTCACGCACGGTCTTGGTCGGGTCCAGCTCCGGTTCCTGCGCCAGGTAGCCGACCTTGATGCCCGGCTGCGGGCGGGCTTCGCCCTCGAAATCGGTGTCCACGCCGGCCATGATCTTCAGCACGGTGGACTTGCCGGCGCCGTTCAGGCCCAGCAGGCCGATCTTCGCGCCCGGGAAGAAGGACAGCGAGATGTCCTTGATGATCTGCCGCTTGGGCGGGACCACCTTGGACACGCGGTTCATGGTGTAGATGTATTGCGAGGACATGAGGTCTCCGTAGGCGCGACCCTGCGCCCGGCCCGTCACGGGAACTCCCCGTTGCGGCAGCGGGCACAGACTGAATGGAATACCGCCAATTATAGCCGGAACCGGCTGCCGCCCGCGCCGCCACAGGCCGCTGCGGCTGGCCGCGCCCTGAATACCCGGTCACAGTCCTGCCGCGGGAAGCGTTTCCAGCCGGAAACGGTTCAGATCCGCTGCGCAATATGGGCTCACCACCCACCCAAGCAGAGGTCTGACATGCGCATCAATCGAGTAATGGCCGGAGCCGTGGCCTCTGTGCTGGCCTTTGCCGCCGTCGCCCCGGCCTTCGCCGACGACGACCATCATCGGCGCGGCCACGACCGCCGCGAATGGCGCGAGGACCGCCGTGAGGACCGTCGCGAGTACCGGCGCGACATCCGCGAGGCCCGTCGCGACTATGAGCGTGATCGCCGCGATGCCCGCCGCGACTGGCACCGCGATCACGATCGCCGCTATTACCACCCCGCGCCGCCCCCGCGCGTGGTCTACCGCCCCGGCTATGGCCCGGGCTACGGCTGGCAGCGTGGGCACCGCTACCGCGATTACTACCGCGGCCCGATCTACGTGGTGAACGATTACCCGCGCTACCACCTGCGCCGCCCGCCGTACGGCCACCACTGGATCCGCGATGACCGCGGCAACATGCTGCTGGTGGCCGTGGCCACCGGCATCATCGCCGACTACATCATCAACAACCGCTGACAGGGCAACGGGGTCGGAGCCCTTCCCTGCAGGAGGGAAGGAATCCGACCCCTTCCAGCGCTTAGAACGCCACCGACAGATCCAGCTGTGCGCCGACATCGCGCTGGCCACCACCGCGCTGCCCCTGCATCTGCAGCGACAGGCGGCTGTTGCCGGTCGGGCTGACCGCCACGCCGAACTGGGCCAGCGCGCTGCGGCGGGCCAGCGGTGCGGCGGCGATGCTGAAGTCCTGCGCACCTTCCACGAACCGCGCAGTGGCCTGCGGCAAGCGGTCACCGCCGGCCACCTGCCAGCCCACGCGCGCGGTCAGCGCCGCACGGTCACGCTGGCCGCCGCTGATGTCCCAGTCCGCGCGCAGCGCGGCCAGGCCGGTGCGGTAGCGGGCGGTCTGGCCATCCAGCTGCAGGGCACTGTGCCCGCCGTGTTCCTGGCTGCCGTCGCTGCGCAGGCGCACCTGTGCCAGTTCCAGTTCCGGGGTCAGCTGCAGGCGCGGCCCGCCGAAGGTCCAACCGGCGCGCAGGAAAGCGGTGGTGCCGGTGGCATCTTCGCGCGCGGCCAGGCCTTCTGAGAGCGTGCTGCCCACCTGCGCGGTGCGGGTGCTGTCGGTGCGGTAGTCGGCGCGGCTGACGCCCGCACGCAGGCTCAGGCCCTGCCAGCGGTACTGGCCGTACACGCCGTACTCGGTGCTGTCGGTCTCGGCGCGTGCATCGCGCTGGACCAGGCGGCTGACCAGCTGCTGCTGGCCTGCGGCCACGCCCAGTTCCAGCGCATCACCGAACAGCCAGCCGGCACCGGCCATCAGCCCATGCTGTGCGGTGCGCAGCCCGGCGTTCTGCGCGCTGGCATCGGTACGGCGCTGGCTGCCGCTGCCGGCCACCCACGCGCGCACGCCCGGAGCGATCTGCCCGGCCATCGCCGCGCCATCCAGATGGCGGTCGACGCCATCGTGCAAGAAGCGGTTCTGCAGCAGGGCGCCGCGGCTGGCCGCGTGGATCTCGCCGGACAGGCTGTCGAAGGCGGGCACCACATCGGCCACCTCCAGTCGCACCACCGCGTCATACACCTCGTTGCCATTGCCCAGCGCTTCCACCGCGCCGGCCACGGCCTTCTGGTTGCTGTTCACCACCACATCCGGGAAGGCCAGTTCAACGTCCGGCATCGCGATGTCGTTGCGCTGCATCGTCAGGTAGACGTGGTTGGCGTCGTAGTCCAGGGTCGGCGCCAGGAAGGCCAGGGTGCTGCTGGCGCCGGTGAATACCCCGGCCACACCGCCGTTGGCGGTCAGCACGGTGTAGCGGGTCGAGGCCTGCCAGTCGCCTTCGGCGGCCACTGCCAGCGTGCTGGCATTGCCCAGCGTCGCAGTGCCGGTCACCAAGGTGTGGTCACTGATGCCGTTGGCGCTCACCTCCACCCGGTACTGGCTGCTGCGGTCGAACGCCAGATCGCCGGTGACCTGCAGCTGGCCGATGCCACCCGCCGTCGCACTGCCTGGCGACAACACGCTGCCGGACAGCAACTGCACACCGCCAACGCTGCCACGGCCGGTCAACCAGGCCCCCTGGTCCAGCGTGACCTGGCCACCCAGCAGGCCATCCACCTGCAGCTGGCCTTCGCTCACCCAGGCCGTGCCGCGGAAGGCGCTGCTGTCGCCGGTCAGGGCCAGGTAATGCCGGCCCTGGCGCAGCACGCCGCTGCCACTCAGCTGGCCTGCATAGGTCAGCACGCGGGTGGTATCGGTCTGGAAGACACCTGCGCTGCCGATTTCGATGTTGCCGGTCGGCAGCGCATTGCCGACCGCGCGCACGCTGCCGCCCAGCACGCGGACCCGGCCGGCGAACGGGGTGCTGTCCAGCACCAGCTCGCCGCTGTCGTGCTTTTCCAGCACCGTCGTAGCCGCGCCACTTACGCCGCCGGCAAAGGTCACGCTGTCACTGCCGGCAATGTGCACATCGGTGGTGCCCAACAGGCGGACGCTGTTGGCAAGCGTGGTCATGTTGACCATGCCCAGCGACGTGCCGTCGGCGAAGATCAGGCGACCGTTGCCGGCGGCCTGGTTGCCGCCCAGGGACAGCGTGCCCTGGTTGATGGCCAGGTCGCCGGCAAAGGTGTTGTCACCCTTGAGCATCAGCAC from Stenotrophomonas sp. 704A1 includes these protein-coding regions:
- a CDS encoding alginate O-acetyltransferase AlgF, whose protein sequence is MNTTLTSLIAATLLLSPYAASAQQAAPEGRLAQLYAARPPAGSAFVRVLNPGSSVLKAGIANGADQSIGPAARATRYAIVEGGKPFAVRVAGKARTQPAVAAGSFSTLVLDAAAPARPVAVLQDGGGTSDALKAEIRFYNLAGSCAQGSLAMADKGAVVFPAVAAGASAARGINPVKARLVAACGGRSSNAVELPALQPGDHYSLFLTGSASAPVLQGQLSGTDPVGR
- a CDS encoding acyl carrier protein, whose product is MDKQTLQNQLIDIIESVIGTRVQADEYMESLFDSMSKVQLMVEVKDRLGVTLPVDEIDALVDSVQVLADYVAEHSPR
- a CDS encoding NCS2 family permease, producing the protein MSLFERLFQLQQHGTTVRTELLAGVTTFLTMSYIVFVNPEILGTTGMDAGAVFVATCLAAALGSVVMALAANFPVGMAPGMGLNAFFAFTVVGAAGLPWQQALAAVFISGLVFLVLSLTGVRAWLVSGIPASLRSAIVAGIGLFLAIIALQKSGVIIGNEDTLVALGPLNTAPPLLALGGFLLIAILEARRVRGAILIGILAVTAAGWALGDLQYHGLVSLPPSLAPTFLQLDLPGLLHHNGGAPIAVLLQVVLVFVLVEVFDATGTLYGVVGRAGLLKLPGAQKRFGRALLADSTAIVAGSLLGTSSTTAFAESASGVQVGGRTGLTALVVAALFLAALLFSPLAAMVPSYATAPALLFVAGLMLRELVEVDWSDLTESVPAALCALAMPFTYSIANGLAFGFIAYAALKAGTGRWREVHPAVWLVAALFVLRYALE
- a CDS encoding MBOAT family O-acyltransferase, translated to MLFNSFLFLLVFLPIALGVHYLLGALQPRLAALWLCVASIVFYGWWNPQFVILLAGSIVFNYLVSLLILALARRPRLQLLATAFGVAADILLLVHYKYFAAMVTFVHDLGFNVGPMDALILPLGISFFTFTQIGYLLDCRAGVVNDRSPLSYVLFVTFFPHLIAGPILHHKEMMPQFSKRETYRFQAENLSIGGMLFVIGLAKKVLLADTIAPYADAGFASTGELQFWGAWATALSYALQLYFDFSGYSDMALGLARMFGIRFPLNFNSPYKATSIIDFWARWHMTLTRYITAYLYYPVAMAVTRWRSRHGRATGPAAVASAGGFFSMIVLPTVWAMGLAGIWHGAGLQFLIFGLLHAGYLAVNHAWRVFVGGRKPAAMRTLNPFQHAGYVLLTFGAVLVAQAFFRADGVQDAWQLVQGMFGVRGWESMENLGHLAGMGMADGARLLLGHHLQVLYIVVALAIVWLAPNAHQIMGVYSPSLAKPSPAPRAWMRWQPNLAWLLVMLVLLALCLLNLHKETRFLYFQF
- the ettA gene encoding energy-dependent translational throttle protein EttA; amino-acid sequence: MSSQYIYTMNRVSKVVPPKRQIIKDISLSFFPGAKIGLLGLNGAGKSTVLKIMAGVDTDFEGEARPQPGIKVGYLAQEPELDPTKTVREAVEEGVGEVLQAQAALEAVYAAYAEEGADFDALAKEQERLEAILAAGDAHTLENQLDVAADALRLPPWDAVVGKLSGGEKRRVALCRLLLQKPDMLLLDEPTNHLDAESVEWLEQFLARYTGTVVAVTHDRYFLDNAAEWILELDRGRGIPWKGNYTDWLTQKDERLKQEDNQEKARQKAIQKELEWSRQNAKGGRTKGKARLARLEELQSVDYQKRNETNEIFIPPGERLGNAVMEFKNVSKKFGDRLLFDNLSFLVPAGAIVGIIGPNGAGKSTLFKMITGQEKPDTGEIVVGPTVKLSYVDQSRDALEGNHNVFQEIAGGLDILNINGIEIQSRAYIGRFNFKGQDQQKMVGSLSGGERGRLHMAKTLLQGGNVLLLDEPSNDLDIETLRALEDALLEFPGNTFVISHDRWFLDRIATHILAFEGDSHVEFFQGNYREYEEDKRRRMGDDAAPKRLRFKALK
- a CDS encoding AMP-binding protein → MYFDFEHGCFADLEVAPQAPALHAADGVLDWVGLHRATLNWSDRARAAGIRPGDALVISGHKESAFVVAMLGCLGMGVTYVPVDNINPPARLQRITALVHARAIYDAAADAFLPGADAPRALAVPDLAYIMFTSGSTGDPKGVQIGRDSVALFTGWIRDCLALGPAPALMNQMLFSFDFSLFDLCGALGLGGCCVLCPREVIASSEHFIDHLRDSQVAVWASTPSFVRQQMLNPRFDAAHLPDLRVFVFGAESLTPRVAEELWARFPQVRIINSYGPTEATCSTTWVEIDPALRAAAPNPFPIGIGKPYAEVFLRDGEICMAGDHVMRGYLERPDLDAGVLFEHNGKRAYRSGDLGDQDEQGRFYFRGRRDDQIKLNGYRIELAEVDVGLARLPGVVAGAAVVLRRPDGSLVRMIGFVEPAHPQPGQLQRVPDALADWKAQLEAWMPPYMIPSELFAVDTLPQTISNKVDRKQLEQRYQALARTLRTTEKPA
- a CDS encoding acyl-CoA dehydrogenase family protein encodes the protein MVQRQVFRDDHDLFREQVRRFIETQIAPHYPQWERDGITPRLLWRAAGEAGLLNCQLPEPYGLGGDYGHAACVIEELARANFLGIGFSIHSDMVAPYLMQYGTAGVRDAWLPKMARGEAIGAIAMTEPNAGSDLKSLRTRADVVDGGYRLNGQKTWITNGSNADVAVVVATVAPELGAGGLSLFCVDLGAPGVSRGPPMAKIGQHAQDTTELFFEDVLLPADHLLGEERRGFAYLEEQLAAERLAIALRAAASAEGMLAETVAYVRQRKAFGRLLIDHQNTRFVLASAAAQLAMLRSFLDQCLHEQMHGRLDTTRAAMAKLNATELQGRVLDDLVQLHGGYGYSSEYGIGRAWADARALRIFGGTSEILRDLIGRSL
- a CDS encoding RcnB family protein codes for the protein MRINRVMAGAVASVLAFAAVAPAFADDDHHRRGHDRREWREDRREDRREYRRDIREARRDYERDRRDARRDWHRDHDRRYYHPAPPPRVVYRPGYGPGYGWQRGHRYRDYYRGPIYVVNDYPRYHLRRPPYGHHWIRDDRGNMLLVAVATGIIADYIINNR
- a CDS encoding DUF4434 domain-containing protein; amino-acid sequence: MSSPVLPTDPSSPLRRRLLRAALLTPLAGALATLPGCSLPEQVDGTFLQPWRSHLQWAMSDWQRSLQLARKLGCRQLVLQWTGIIGGAEGDWQLPDSSVRMLFTAAAEAGIRIRVGLPFQQRWWQAIGADDSALQTFFADSLVQARSWLAQAPWARLQAFNGWYVPYELEQYHWADPGRQQWLAQWLHGLQQAASDRGGDCAVSCYFSRLQTDGNLVTLWDAVLAQAPLRPMVQDGVGVAGAGNVQQLQPLLQHLRTRGVAFDAIVELFRELPGGNSDGTQFKGETADAARIERQLDWARGSGAEQVLVYALDPWLSQDTPEAAALRRRWGL